A genome region from Lusitaniella coriacea LEGE 07157 includes the following:
- a CDS encoding PEP-CTERM sorting domain-containing protein: protein MVKKSSMATVGAAAMALGTFAISAAPAAADPITFDVDATVSGEATVDSTFADIVNGLFANVLPEPIPSGTFLVDESLSYSATIDDDPAQYMDGDLSFGVDMLSSVLGISLDTSTIALLDSYADIDFSGSGTLTNGSEDLDFDLSYDSANNEILATFADFDSSIIESCLVGSCTTAGNFAFNLLSNQDNPLVLFAGLPETVVSASGNFSVTTTPQGVSSGDGGETPSSGDGGETPSNDSPQSVPEPATILGLFGIGGFLASRRKGSRAA from the coding sequence ATGGTTAAAAAATCATCAATGGCAACCGTTGGCGCGGCGGCTATGGCACTCGGAACCTTCGCCATCAGCGCAGCACCCGCAGCAGCAGACCCTATTACATTTGATGTAGACGCAACGGTTTCCGGCGAAGCAACTGTTGACTCAACCTTTGCTGATATTGTTAACGGTTTATTCGCTAACGTACTTCCCGAACCCATTCCAAGCGGGACTTTTCTGGTTGATGAAAGCCTGAGCTATAGCGCTACTATTGATGACGATCCCGCCCAGTATATGGATGGCGATCTGAGTTTTGGGGTAGATATGCTCTCCAGTGTCCTTGGCATTAGTCTTGATACTTCGACGATCGCGCTTCTTGATAGTTATGCCGATATTGATTTCTCTGGAAGTGGAACGCTCACCAATGGCAGCGAAGACCTAGATTTTGACTTGAGCTACGATAGTGCGAACAACGAAATCTTAGCTACATTTGCGGACTTTGACTCTAGCATTATCGAGTCTTGCTTGGTTGGTTCTTGCACGACAGCAGGAAACTTTGCTTTTAACCTGCTGTCCAACCAAGATAACCCGTTAGTACTTTTTGCAGGATTACCTGAAACGGTCGTTTCTGCTAGTGGAAACTTTTCTGTCACCACTACACCCCAAGGTGTTTCTAGTGGCGATGGTGGTGAAACTCCCTCCAGTGGCGATGGCGGTGAAACTCCTTCTAACGATTCTCCTCAATCCGTACCGGAACCCGCAACAATCCTAGGCTTATTCGGAATTGGCGGTTTCCTCGCTTCTCGACGCAAGGGATCTCGCGCTGCATAG